Proteins encoded in a region of the Podarcis muralis chromosome 2, rPodMur119.hap1.1, whole genome shotgun sequence genome:
- the CLTB gene encoding clathrin light chain B isoform X1 produces MADDFGFFSSSESGAAEAAEEDPAAAFLAQQESEIAGIENDEGFSTADGAAGGSQEAAEAPADFDSNEATVNGDLYQESNGPTDAYAAIARADRLTQEPESIRKWREEQKKRLQELEVTSKVLEQEWREKAKKDLEEWNLRQNEQMERNRANNRIADKAFYQQPDADVIGYVASEEAFMKESKEEMPGTEWEKVAQLCDFNPKSSKQSKDVSRMRSVLISLKQTPLAR; encoded by the exons ATGGCTGATGATTTCGGTTTCTTCTCCTCGTCGGAGAGCGGAGCAGCCGAGGCCGCCGAAGAGGACCCGGCCGCCGCTTTCCTGGCTCAGCAAGAGAGCGAGATCGCAGGCATCGAGAACGACGAGGGCTTCAGCACCGCCGACGGGGCCGCGGGAGGCAGCCAGGAGGCAGCCGAGGCGCCGG CTGATTTTGACAGCAATGAGGCCACCGTGAACGGAGACCTCTATCAG GAATCCAATGGGCCCACAGATGCCTATGCAGCCATTGCTAGAGCTGACCGGCTGACGCAGGAGCCTGAGAGCATCCGCAAATGGCGAGAGGAGCAGAAAAAGAGACTGCAGGAGTTGG AAGTGACCTCCAAGGTGTTAGAGCAGGAATGGCGTGAAAAGGCCAAGAAGGACTTGGAAGAGTGGAACTTGCGGCAAAATGAGCAGATGGAGAGGAACCGGGCCAACAACAG GATTGCTGACAAAGCCTTTTACCAGCAGCCGGATGCCGATGTGATTGGCTACGT GGCCTCGGAGGAAGCCTTCATGAAGGAGTCCAAGGAAGAGATGCCCGGCACCGAATGGGAGAAAGTGGCCCAACTCTGTGACTTCAACCCCAAGAGCAGCAAGCAGTCCAAGGATGTGTCGCGCATGCGCTCTGTGCTGATCTCTCTCAAACAGACACCCCTGGCCCGCTAG
- the CLTB gene encoding clathrin light chain B isoform X2: MADDFGFFSSSESGAAEAAEEDPAAAFLAQQESEIAGIENDEGFSTADGAAGGSQEAAEAPADFDSNEATVNGDLYQESNGPTDAYAAIARADRLTQEPESIRKWREEQKKRLQELEVTSKVLEQEWREKAKKDLEEWNLRQNEQMERNRANNRASEEAFMKESKEEMPGTEWEKVAQLCDFNPKSSKQSKDVSRMRSVLISLKQTPLAR; this comes from the exons ATGGCTGATGATTTCGGTTTCTTCTCCTCGTCGGAGAGCGGAGCAGCCGAGGCCGCCGAAGAGGACCCGGCCGCCGCTTTCCTGGCTCAGCAAGAGAGCGAGATCGCAGGCATCGAGAACGACGAGGGCTTCAGCACCGCCGACGGGGCCGCGGGAGGCAGCCAGGAGGCAGCCGAGGCGCCGG CTGATTTTGACAGCAATGAGGCCACCGTGAACGGAGACCTCTATCAG GAATCCAATGGGCCCACAGATGCCTATGCAGCCATTGCTAGAGCTGACCGGCTGACGCAGGAGCCTGAGAGCATCCGCAAATGGCGAGAGGAGCAGAAAAAGAGACTGCAGGAGTTGG AAGTGACCTCCAAGGTGTTAGAGCAGGAATGGCGTGAAAAGGCCAAGAAGGACTTGGAAGAGTGGAACTTGCGGCAAAATGAGCAGATGGAGAGGAACCGGGCCAACAACAG GGCCTCGGAGGAAGCCTTCATGAAGGAGTCCAAGGAAGAGATGCCCGGCACCGAATGGGAGAAAGTGGCCCAACTCTGTGACTTCAACCCCAAGAGCAGCAAGCAGTCCAAGGATGTGTCGCGCATGCGCTCTGTGCTGATCTCTCTCAAACAGACACCCCTGGCCCGCTAG
- the FAF2 gene encoding FAS-associated factor 2 has translation MAAPEERELSAEQTEKLLQFQDLTGIESMDQCRHTLEQHNWNIEAAVQDRLNEQEGVPSVFNPPPSRPLQVNTADHRIYSYVVSRPQPRGLLGWGYYLIMLPFRFTYYTLLDIFRFALRFIRPDPRSRVTDPVGDIVSFIHMFEEKFGRIHPVFYQGTYSQALNDAKRELRFLLVYLHGDDHQDTDEFCRNTLCAPEVIALINTRMLFWACSTNKPEGYRVSQALRENTYPFLAMIMLKDRRMTVVGRLEGLIQPDDLINQLTFIMDANQTYLVSERLEREERNQTQVLRQQQDEAYLASLRADQEKDRKKKEEREKKKRKEEEVQQQKLAEERRRRTLQEEKERKSECLPPEPHPDDPESVKIVFKMPNDSRVERRFHFTQSLAVIHDFLFSLKESPEKFQIEANFPRRVLPCLPTEEWPNPPTLQEAGLSHTEVLFVQDLTDD, from the exons ATGGCGGCTCCGGAGGAGCGGGAGCTGTCGGCGGAACAGACCGAGAAGCTGCTCCAGTTCCAG GACCTGACTGGCATAGAGTCCATGGACCAGTGCCGTCATACACTGGAACAACACAACTGGAACATAGAG GCAGCTGTTCAAGACCGATTGAATGAGCAAGAGGGTGTCCCAAGTGTCTTCAATCCACCACCTTCTAGACCGCTACAGGTCAACACTGCTGACCACAGGATCTACAGCTATGTTGTTTCAAGGCCGCAACCAAGG GGCTTGTTAGGTTGGGGTTACTATTTGATAATGCTTCCATTCCGATTTACATATTACACATTACTTGATATATTTAG GTTTGCTTTGCGTTTCATACGCCCTGATCCTCGTAGTCGGGTCACTGACCCTGTTGGTGATATTGTTTCATTTATTCATATGtttgaagaaaaatttggaagaatACATCCTGTTTTCTACCAGGGAACATACAGTCAG GCACTGAATGATGCAAAGAGGGAGCTACGCTTCCTCCTTGTTTACCTTCATGGTGATGACCATCAAGACACTGATGAATTCTGTCG CAACACCCTTTGTGCGCCTGAAGTGATCgccctcataaatacaaggaTGCTTTTCTGGGCTTGTTCCACAAATAAACCAGAAGGATATAGAG TGTCACAGGCTTTGCGTGAGAACACCTACCCATTCCTGGCAATGATCATGCTGAAAGATCGTAGAATGACCGTAGTTGGGAGGTTAGAAGGACTCATCCAACCTGATGACCTCATTAACCAGCTGACATTCATCATGGATGCCAACCAGACATACTTGGTATCTGAGCGCCTGGAAAG AGAAGAGAGAAACCAAACTCAGGTCCTTAGACAACAACAAGATGAGGCATACCTGGCTTCATTACGGGCTGATCAGGAGAAAGACCGCAAGAAAAAGGAAGAgcgggaaaagaagaagaggaaggaggaggaggtgcagcAGCAGAAGCTAGCAGAGGAGAGACGGCGGCGG ActctgcaggaggagaaggaacggAAATCTGAATGCCTACCACCAGAGCCGCATCCTGATGACCCAGAAAGTGTCAAGATCGTCTTCAAAATGCCCAATGACTCCAGGGTGGAGAGGCGATTCCATTTTACACAGTCTTTAGCT GTGATCCATGACTTCCTATTCTCTTTGAAAGAGAGCCCGGAGAAGTTCCAGATTGAGGCCAACTTCCCTCGCCGTGTCCTGCCCTGCCTTCCGACAGAGGAGTGGCCCAACCCACCCACGCTGCAAGAAGCTGGACTCAGCCACACGGAAGTTCTCTTTGTGCAGGACCTCACGGACGATTGA